One window of the Patescibacteria group bacterium genome contains the following:
- a CDS encoding glycosyltransferase: protein MSYENIPFVSIIIPLKKINEYIRESMAYILNLDYDKFEIILFPDESSKETFKKTKIIATGPIGPAEKRDLALKYAKGEIFAFLDDDAFPRRDWLKNAVKHFKDSSIAAVGGPAVTPENDSIWQQASGAVFETKLGGGNYTYRYVPQKMRVIDDYPSVNFLVRRDIFQQLGGFDSIYWPGEDTKLCLEITKRLGKKIIYDPKVLVWHHRRYLFAEHLNQIKGYALHRGYFAKTLPETSLRLSYFIPSFFVAFLLIGIPLSLYHKIFSLGYLLVALFYLCAIFLSGLITSIRKRNLIIGILTMLGIISTHITYGLYFIKGLITKELKR, encoded by the coding sequence ATGAGTTATGAAAATATCCCTTTTGTATCAATCATTATACCATTAAAAAAAATAAATGAATATATTAGAGAGTCAATGGCGTATATTTTGAATCTTGACTATGATAAATTTGAGATTATTCTATTTCCAGACGAAAGCTCAAAGGAAACTTTTAAGAAAACTAAAATTATTGCCACAGGACCTATTGGACCTGCAGAAAAAAGAGATTTAGCTCTTAAATATGCTAAAGGAGAAATTTTCGCATTTTTAGATGATGATGCTTTTCCAAGGAGAGATTGGCTTAAAAATGCAGTAAAACATTTTAAAGATTCCAGCATTGCAGCTGTGGGAGGTCCTGCGGTGACGCCGGAGAATGACTCTATTTGGCAACAGGCTTCCGGGGCGGTATTCGAAACCAAGCTTGGAGGTGGTAACTACACCTATCGCTATGTCCCCCAGAAGATGAGAGTAATAGATGATTATCCCTCCGTTAATTTCCTTGTTCGGAGGGATATTTTCCAACAATTAGGTGGTTTTGATTCAATTTATTGGCCGGGAGAGGATACTAAGTTGTGCTTGGAAATTACAAAAAGGTTAGGTAAAAAAATAATATATGATCCAAAAGTGCTGGTATGGCATCATCGCAGATATCTTTTTGCGGAACACCTAAATCAAATTAAAGGTTATGCCCTTCATAGGGGTTATTTTGCGAAAACTTTACCTGAAACCTCTCTTAGATTAAGTTATTTTATCCCTTCCTTCTTTGTCGCTTTCCTTCTTATTGGTATACCTTTATCCTTATATCATAAGATTTTCTCTCTTGGATACCTATTAGTAGCCTTATTTTATTTATGCGCTATTTTTCTGAGCGGTTTAATCACATCTATCAGAAAAAGGAATTTAATAATTGGAATTCTTACTATGCTTGGCATTATATCCACTCATATTACATATGGCTTATATTTTATAAAAGGTTTAATTACTAAGGAGCTTAAACGATGA
- a CDS encoding radical SAM protein encodes MKIFISYPPLKSNKGTPLLSQNRQFQWFNNPTYIYPMVPASAATLLEQNGHQVIWNDCIAENWSYSQFIDFFKQELPEVIVIETKTPVIKRHWQIINELKDINSNCKTVLVGDHVTALPEESIKNSQVDFVITGGDYDFLLVDLCNALQELIQTNQQHRSKNQLQLSEMLELGIWYRENNKIKNTGSFKLNHNLNSLPFIDRDLTKWKLYSECNGNYIRLPGTYTMVGRDCWYHKCTFCSWTTLYPRFRVRKPELLLDEIEMLVFNYGVKEIMDDTGTFPVGKWMRAFCKGMIERGLNRKVFIDCNMRFGALSLEDYKLMKKAGFRLILFGLESANQKTLEKISKSLTTEEIINSCKNAKKAGLAPHLTIMFGYPWEDYNDVMRTIKLGKYLMKKGYAHTLQATLVIPYPGTPLFEECRRANLLKTLDWDRYDMRELVMKVPIEEKKLMQAIQQLYKIALDPEFLLRRILSIRSFYDIKFFTRAAKAVMGHIRDFNN; translated from the coding sequence ATGAAGATATTCATTTCCTATCCTCCATTAAAAAGTAATAAAGGGACGCCATTGCTAAGCCAAAATAGGCAGTTCCAATGGTTTAATAACCCAACCTATATTTATCCTATGGTTCCTGCCTCAGCAGCTACTCTTTTAGAGCAAAACGGTCACCAAGTTATTTGGAATGATTGTATTGCAGAAAATTGGTCTTATAGCCAATTTATTGATTTTTTTAAACAGGAATTACCAGAAGTAATAGTTATAGAAACTAAGACACCGGTAATAAAAAGACATTGGCAGATTATAAATGAACTTAAGGACATTAATTCGAATTGCAAAACAGTTCTCGTAGGCGACCATGTGACAGCTTTGCCGGAAGAATCTATTAAAAACAGCCAAGTTGATTTTGTGATAACGGGTGGCGATTATGATTTTCTATTAGTCGATCTTTGTAATGCTCTTCAAGAACTAATCCAAACTAATCAGCAACATCGCTCCAAAAATCAATTGCAATTATCAGAAATGTTAGAGCTGGGGATATGGTACAGGGAGAATAACAAGATTAAAAACACAGGTAGCTTTAAATTAAACCATAATCTTAACAGCCTTCCTTTTATAGACCGCGATTTAACTAAATGGAAGCTTTATAGTGAGTGCAATGGGAACTATATTAGACTGCCAGGCACATATACCATGGTTGGAAGAGATTGCTGGTATCATAAATGCACTTTCTGTTCTTGGACCACCCTTTATCCCAGATTCAGAGTTAGAAAACCAGAACTTTTGCTCGATGAAATAGAAATGCTGGTTTTCAATTATGGCGTAAAAGAGATAATGGATGATACAGGAACTTTTCCTGTTGGAAAATGGATGAGAGCATTTTGTAAAGGGATGATAGAAAGAGGCTTAAACAGAAAGGTATTTATTGATTGTAATATGCGGTTCGGTGCCCTCTCCTTAGAAGATTATAAGCTGATGAAAAAGGCAGGCTTTAGGTTGATATTATTTGGCTTGGAATCAGCTAATCAAAAGACTCTGGAAAAAATTAGTAAATCTCTTACCACTGAGGAAATCATCAATTCCTGTAAAAATGCAAAAAAAGCAGGGCTAGCCCCCCACCTTACTATCATGTTTGGCTATCCTTGGGAAGACTATAACGATGTAATGCGAACGATAAAATTGGGTAAATACTTAATGAAAAAGGGTTACGCCCATACACTACAGGCTACATTAGTGATTCCTTATCCAGGAACCCCCCTATTTGAAGAATGCAGGCGGGCAAATCTACTAAAAACACTGGATTGGGACCGATATGATATGAGAGAACTGGTTATGAAAGTCCCTATAGAAGAAAAGAAATTAATGCAGGCTATTCAACAACTATACAAAATTGCTTTAGACCCGGAATTCTTGCTTCGCCGAATATTATCTATTAGAAGTTTTTATGATATTAAATTCTTTACCAGAGCAGCAAAAGCAGTTATGGGGCATATAAGAGATTTCAATAATTAG
- a CDS encoding glycosyltransferase, translating into MKSISILIPTLNSEKTLNECLESIAFQDYPSDKIEIIIADAGSIDKTLSIIDRFKEKPRKIKINKN; encoded by the coding sequence ATGAAATCAATATCAATCCTGATACCAACCCTCAATTCAGAAAAGACGCTTAACGAATGTCTGGAATCTATCGCATTTCAAGATTATCCCTCCGATAAAATTGAAATAATTATTGCCGATGCAGGCTCAATTGATAAAACGCTCAGCATTATTGATAGATTTAAAGAAAAGCCTAGGAAAATAAAGATAAATAAAAATTAA